Part of the Phaeodactylum tricornutum CCAP 1055/1 chromosome 5, whole genome shotgun sequence genome is shown below.
GATATCAAAAACGAGGCCACCCTTTCGTTGAAAGTATGCATTGCGTTCATTTTGACTTGCTGTTTCTTTCCACCAAAGATATTGAGTTTGGATAAGGCTGGTACAGCCTTCGCTTGTTGTTCCAACTGCAGCAGACACTCTAGGACAGCAGTGGATCTCTGGCGTGATTTCTTTTCTAGAACTGATTCGGGGCCTGGACTAAGAAAGGGTGAGGGCAGCATTTCGGGATTAAACATAAGCGCGTACGGCAAAAATCGTGGCGCTCCCCACATGAGAAATACAACATTCATCAGCTTCCCCCGATCTTCTTTGCCCTTTTGCAAGAACATGTATTCTTCGTATTCAATACCGGCTTCCACGGCGCTGAGCGCCTTTTTGCGCTCCTTCAGTTCCATTCGTGCGTAAGGCGGTGTTTTGGCCAAGTCATCCCGGTGATGTTGCAGCTTGGCTCGGATTGTGTTGCAGGTCTTGTGATTGGTCCACAACTGCCCACAGCCATCTACCGTTCTCGTAATAGAGTTCTTCAAGTACCCTGTCAGTTGAGCGATTGGACTCTTTCCTTCGCCAGATGCAATACTGCTGATGCCGTTCCCAACTTCAGTCGAGTGTTTCGATGACACCGGTAATGCCGGTGGAGATACAGATGTTGCGAGCGATAGAATAGACATTAAAAACAGTATGGCTACCAGCGACTGGCGTTGTCGTGCTACTGTTGACAAATTGCATTGTCCTACGGCAACCGAAGCGGTCCTGCTATTTCGTCTTGACATGGGTGTACAGCGCAGCACGGCCAACACAGAAGAGCTCTCTGAGTCTCACTGTAAGTTTTTATCGAGATTGCACGCGTTGTTCAAGAGTTCGGTCGACCCGCTGTCTCTAAAAGGTGAATGCCGATGAAGTTCGCAGCCGAAATATTTGTGAAAACATTCGTGTGCCACAGATCGTTTTCCAAGATATGAGACTTACTgtgttaactgtaaacgtgTGTCAACCGTCAATCTTACGGTGCGACCTTCATGCGACCAAGTTCCAGTCAACACCCGGAAAATTAACAGAAAACGCTATccgctttcgtttcgaaaagaCAAGGCAATCCATCAGCAGTGGCTCCCTGTACTAATTACGTTCAATCAATTTTACCGTTATCCAAATCGGGTTCGCGCACTGACGAATGACGACTTACCTGTAGCCTGTAGCAGTCAAAAATGGAAGAGCAAACGCCCGCCTCGACAGACCCATCTTTCTTGTTACTTCAACTTCCCTTACTGTTAACGACGAATTGTTGACTGTCACTAAACACAACACAGTCAGTTGGTTACATGAGTCACCCCTCCCACCACATACGAAAGGAGCGTTTTTGTTCATTATCATGAGAGCTGCAAGCATGATTTTCGTTTTGAGTAGTGCTGTCGAGCTTGCGCGGGAGACCCGGGCTTTTTCTCCCGTCGCTTCTCGAGCTCGGGAAGTGGTACATTCCGCTACTTTTCTATCCGCCAAAAAGGGGTTCGGCAGCGCTCCCGatccttccaaaaagaaatcgGGCAGCACTACTGCTCAGCAGGACTCTACATCGTATCCCgcaagcagcagcagcagtattAGTAAGGACGATGAAAACCCCGCCAGATCGGCAATCGCTACCAGCACTCGGTCTCCCCAACAACGTCCCAACGCAGGCCAACGCGCACTCGAAGACATGCGTCGCCAACAAGCCGAAAAAAAGGACGCTGAACTCCGAAAGGTGCGAGAGTTGCTAGACGCTGATCAGCAGGTGCAAGAAGCCGCGGCTGCCATTCCTGAGCGAGTGGCCCAGCGAATGGGCGCACGCATGCTGCCCTTTGTCGGCCTTCCTTTTTTCCTGGGCATGGGAGTATTTGTAGGATTCTGGTACATGGCTACGTACCGCAATCTAGAGTACCAACCCGCACTAGTGGCAGCTAGTACGATCGTTGTCCTTCTGTTGGGATTGGTGGTACGTAGTATTTTGCGTTCGCTGTCCGTATGCTTTGAGTATAGTTCTTAGACATCCTCCACTCATCCGCATCTTTCAACAGGGCATCACGTATTCCATTTTGAGTGCCTCCTGGGATCCAGACCGCGAAGGGTCACTATTAGGAACGGACGAATTCTCGAAAAATATTGAAAACATCAGAGACGGTCTCAAGCGATCCAGAGAAAACGCCATTCTGCGGGATAAGATGGCAGGTCTGACGTCCGAGGAGCTACAAAAGTCAATCAAGGATCTGGAGAGGCGGGATGCCGCATCTCAACGACGTGAGCAGAGTTTGGATCGGAAGCTGAAAGACGAGTTAGATTAGTGGCAAGCTCTATTCTGCATAATGCCACAAGCGCAATTAATCCACATGCATATCTACTAGTTTTCAACAGATTTATTCGTGAGATATACATAAGTATGTAtacctctctctctctcattCGAGCCACACGAAGGTTGTCTAAAGCGGATGCCCAATCCAAGCTCCATAGAAATTGTGAGTTTCTGATTGACCTTTGGCCTACTAAGCCCCAAGGAACCTATCGTATATTCAAGGTTGCAGAATTAAAATCGTTGTATTACACGAAACGAGAATGTTTCAGAGCGTTACATTTTCTTTGTATGAATTTCACGTATCTATAAGAAGCTGTATGTGTGTTGCTGCATCCGGGGCGACGCCGGTCCAAACTTGAGATACACTCCCGCTTGGAAACTGTCACTATGTGGA
Proteins encoded:
- a CDS encoding predicted protein — protein: MRAASMIFVLSSAVELARETRAFSPVASRAREVVHSATFLSAKKGFGSAPDPSKKKSGSTTAQQDSTSYPASSSSSISKDDENPARSAIATSTRSPQQRPNAGQRALEDMRRQQAEKKDAELRKVRELLDADQQVQEAAAAIPERVAQRMGARMLPFVGLPFFLGMGVFVGFWYMATYRNLEYQPALVAASTIVVLLLGLVGITYSILSASWDPDREGSLLGTDEFSKNIENIRDGLKRSRENAILRDKMAGLTSEELQKSIKDLERRDAASQRREQSLDRKLKDELD
- a CDS encoding predicted protein, which codes for MSRRNSRTASVAVGQCNLSTVARQRQSLVAILFLMSILSLATSVSPPALPVSSKHSTEVGNGISSIASGEGKSPIAQLTGYLKNSITRTVDGCGQLWTNHKTCNTIRAKLQHHRDDLAKTPPYARMELKERKKALSAVEAGIEYEEYMFLQKGKEDRGKLMNVVFLMWGAPRFLPYALMFNPEMLPSPFLSPGPESVLEKKSRQRSTAVLECLLQLEQQAKAVPALSKLNIFGGKKQQVKMNAMHTFNERVASFLISSSCQGHEGASRVLQEIGAYLYLPVDEDAPDRGDFSRKAKRLCDVPPTVIKGLGSAIGNAGFFASVSPNFLNRGKILGHVKKIADADHFLVQANIDLTTISWRLLQEACSDRLIGNAASTPDELQSMLSSWLRLVVYEPAKHDSMHFNSNLARTSLMGYHALQATRDGRSDSAVLPRLLFAGDRNSVVSGNGMVQSNGNGSVFPRASLPPREPESFVEGDGGKSSKGNIRSKLNIFRGLHKS